From a single Gammaproteobacteria bacterium genomic region:
- a CDS encoding DEAD/DEAH box helicase, translating into MSSNAVPVSFDQLALSAAILKVIKDVGYETPSPIQAESIPPLLEGRDMVGQAQTGTGKTAAFALPMLNNIDLSLKKPQVLVLAPTRELAIQVAEAFQTYARHMKGFHVMPIYGGQSMSVQLRQLQRGVHVVVGTPGRVMDHLRRSTLKLDKLSALVLDEADEMLKMGFIDDVEWILEQTPETRQVALFSATMPPVIRKIAQRHLNNPIEIKIKSKSATVDTITQHYWQVTGFHKLDALTRILEVEEFDAMIVFVRTKNATLELAEKLEARGYSSSALNGDMNQALREKTVNRLKKGSLDILVATDVVARGLDVERISHVINYDIPYDTEAYVHRIGRTGRAGRKGTAILFVSPREKRMLRSIERATRQTITLMKMPTREDLVNRRITQFKEKISEVIEAEELGFFEELVEQYQNEHDISSNEVAAALAYMVQKDRPLNAKPSEIPSERPSRDRERGGNDRDFGRDNKPQRRNKRSGPAEGMQSYRIEVGRDHDVQVKNIVGAIANEAGIDSRDIGHIKLHDSYSLIDLPSGIPSNTFQQLKNVHVCGRKLNISEAAGGGGRSDRGDRGFKKKPKKTLKFSRD; encoded by the coding sequence ATGTCATCAAATGCTGTTCCTGTTTCTTTCGATCAATTAGCGCTTTCTGCTGCCATTTTAAAAGTGATTAAAGATGTTGGTTATGAAACACCGTCACCTATTCAGGCTGAAAGTATTCCCCCTCTATTGGAGGGGCGTGATATGGTTGGGCAAGCTCAAACTGGCACAGGAAAAACAGCCGCATTTGCTTTACCGATGTTGAATAACATTGATCTCTCTCTAAAAAAACCACAAGTATTAGTATTAGCACCGACGCGTGAACTAGCAATTCAAGTGGCTGAAGCGTTTCAAACTTATGCCAGGCATATGAAAGGCTTTCATGTCATGCCTATCTATGGTGGACAAAGTATGAGTGTGCAATTGCGCCAACTGCAACGAGGTGTGCACGTCGTGGTCGGCACACCCGGTCGAGTGATGGATCATTTGCGTCGCAGTACACTGAAACTAGATAAGCTGAGTGCGCTTGTATTGGACGAAGCGGACGAAATGTTAAAAATGGGTTTCATTGATGATGTTGAATGGATTCTTGAGCAAACTCCGGAAACGCGTCAAGTGGCGCTGTTTTCTGCCACCATGCCGCCAGTCATCCGAAAAATAGCGCAGCGCCACCTCAATAATCCCATTGAAATTAAAATTAAATCTAAATCTGCGACAGTGGATACGATCACGCAGCACTATTGGCAGGTGACGGGTTTTCATAAACTGGATGCATTAACTCGAATTCTTGAAGTTGAAGAGTTTGATGCCATGATTGTTTTTGTACGTACCAAAAATGCAACACTGGAACTTGCCGAAAAGCTGGAAGCGCGTGGTTATTCTAGCTCAGCATTGAATGGTGATATGAATCAGGCGTTACGTGAAAAAACAGTCAACCGATTAAAAAAAGGCTCATTGGATATTCTGGTAGCGACAGACGTTGTGGCACGTGGGCTGGATGTTGAGCGCATTAGCCATGTTATAAACTACGATATTCCATACGATACTGAAGCCTATGTACATCGTATTGGCCGCACAGGTCGTGCGGGTCGCAAAGGTACCGCAATTTTATTTGTTTCTCCTCGTGAAAAACGCATGTTGCGCTCAATTGAACGTGCGACACGCCAAACAATTACACTGATGAAGATGCCAACGCGTGAAGATTTGGTGAATCGAAGAATTACTCAATTCAAAGAAAAAATCAGTGAAGTGATCGAAGCCGAAGAGCTTGGTTTTTTTGAAGAGTTGGTAGAACAGTATCAAAATGAGCATGATATCAGCTCTAATGAGGTTGCTGCCGCATTAGCTTATATGGTTCAAAAAGATCGTCCTTTAAATGCTAAACCATCAGAAATACCAAGCGAAAGGCCTTCTAGGGATAGGGAGCGTGGTGGAAATGATCGTGATTTCGGGCGCGATAATAAGCCACAACGTCGGAATAAACGTTCAGGCCCTGCGGAAGGAATGCAGAGTTATCGCATCGAAGTTGGCCGTGACCATGATGTTCAGGTGAAAAATATTGTCGGTGCAATTGCGAATGAAGCGGGCATTGATAGCAGAGATATTGGTCACATAAAGTTGCATGACAGTTATAGTCTTATTGATTTACCTTCTGGAATCCCCAGCAATACTTTCCAGCAACTAAAAAATGTTCACGTCTGTGGACGTAAGCTGAATATTAGTGAGGCTGCCGGCGGAGGCGGGCGGAGTGACAGAGGTGATCGGGGGTTTAAGAAAAAACCTAAAAAGACACTGAAATTTTCACGTGATTAA
- the tcdA gene encoding tRNA cyclic N6-threonylcarbamoyladenosine(37) synthase TcdA: MQPAVDEYNQRFGNLFRLYGSEAEELLKGMHICVVGLGGVGSWAVEALARTGVGQITLIDFDVIRPSNTNRQLQALTNNINRKKFEVLVERVAGINPECQCYPIDDFLTFRTLEDFLSKEREYDYVIDAIDNVKFKAAMINHCKRNKIPLVTTGGAGGASDPTQVSVDDLSRTFHDPLASKVRSELRSKYGFSRDKKRKFGIECIFCTQQRVYPRDDGSVSHQKPGIKGVSLDCQFGYGSVSFVTATFGFIAASRAINKSLDRKIK, encoded by the coding sequence ATGCAGCCCGCTGTAGATGAATACAACCAACGCTTTGGTAATCTTTTTCGCCTGTATGGCTCTGAAGCTGAAGAGCTGCTCAAAGGGATGCATATCTGTGTGGTCGGTTTAGGCGGCGTAGGTTCATGGGCAGTAGAAGCACTGGCGCGTACGGGCGTTGGTCAGATTACACTTATTGATTTCGATGTTATTCGTCCATCCAATACCAATCGACAACTTCAAGCGCTTACAAATAATATCAACCGGAAAAAATTTGAGGTACTTGTTGAACGAGTTGCGGGTATTAATCCAGAGTGCCAGTGCTACCCTATTGATGATTTTTTGACATTTCGAACACTTGAGGATTTTTTATCCAAAGAGCGAGAGTATGATTATGTGATTGATGCGATTGATAACGTCAAATTCAAAGCTGCAATGATCAATCACTGCAAGCGAAATAAAATTCCACTGGTAACAACAGGGGGTGCTGGTGGTGCAAGTGATCCCACACAAGTTTCTGTTGATGACCTCAGCCGCACCTTTCACGATCCACTGGCCTCTAAAGTACGCTCTGAGCTGCGTAGCAAGTATGGATTTAGTCGGGATAAAAAACGAAAATTTGGTATTGAATGTATATTTTGCACGCAACAACGCGTCTATCCAAGAGATGATGGTTCTGTCAGCCATCAAAAGCCTGGCATCAAAGGAGTATCACTTGACTGCCAATTTGGTTATGGGTCAGTCAGTTTTGTGACCGCTACGTTTGGTTTTATCGCAGCTTCAAGAGCGATTAATAAGTCACTTGATAGAAAGATTAAATAA
- the lpxB gene encoding lipid-A-disaccharide synthase, with product MALRVGVVVGEASGDLLGAGLIQALNQRLPDVEFEGIAGPLMVEQGCKALYPSEKLAVMGLISLKKYLELRGIRSELAQRFIDHPPDLFIGIDAPDFNLGLELKLKKAGIPTIHYVSPSVWAWRQYRLRKISKAVDMMLALFPFEADYYHKHNVPVRFVGHPLAEMIPMKPDQKAARNELGLPMNGEIIALMPGSRVGEIERLAGTFIQAAQLCRKQRMNLHFAVALVTLETRKLFDEIKQTVASDLPVTVIDGKSRRLMEAADIVMAASGTVTLEALLLKRPIVVAYKLAPLTYWLAKRLLRIPYYSLPNLLAGHPIIEEYIQDEATPENLCQGVLRFFENPEIGVDLKNKFIEIHHALKQEANERAADAVIELLQPT from the coding sequence TTGGCGTTGCGTGTTGGAGTTGTTGTTGGTGAAGCTTCTGGCGACTTATTAGGTGCCGGATTAATTCAAGCACTTAATCAACGCTTGCCTGATGTTGAATTTGAAGGGATTGCAGGGCCGTTAATGGTCGAACAAGGATGCAAAGCTCTTTATCCCTCAGAAAAGCTGGCAGTAATGGGGCTGATTAGTCTCAAAAAATATTTAGAACTCCGGGGCATTCGCTCAGAATTGGCTCAGCGCTTTATTGATCATCCTCCCGATCTTTTTATTGGTATTGATGCGCCAGATTTTAATTTAGGGCTTGAACTCAAACTCAAGAAAGCTGGAATCCCGACCATTCATTATGTCAGCCCTTCAGTATGGGCATGGCGGCAATATCGGTTGCGAAAAATTTCAAAAGCGGTGGATATGATGTTGGCGCTGTTTCCTTTTGAGGCGGACTATTATCACAAGCATAACGTGCCGGTACGATTTGTAGGGCATCCATTGGCTGAAATGATTCCAATGAAACCCGATCAAAAAGCAGCCCGTAATGAGCTGGGTTTACCTATGAATGGTGAAATTATTGCATTGATGCCTGGAAGTCGTGTAGGTGAAATTGAGAGGCTTGCAGGTACGTTTATCCAGGCTGCACAACTATGTAGAAAGCAGCGAATGAATTTGCATTTTGCCGTTGCATTGGTGACACTTGAAACACGAAAATTATTTGATGAAATTAAACAGACCGTCGCTTCTGACTTGCCCGTCACAGTCATTGATGGAAAATCTCGGCGCTTAATGGAAGCGGCTGATATTGTTATGGCAGCGTCAGGTACCGTAACACTGGAAGCATTGCTCTTGAAGCGGCCCATTGTTGTGGCCTATAAGCTTGCGCCTCTAACATATTGGCTTGCGAAACGATTGCTTAGAATTCCTTATTACTCATTGCCTAATTTATTGGCAGGTCATCCCATTATTGAGGAATACATACAAGATGAAGCAACACCCGAAAATTTATGCCAAGGTGTATTGCGTTTTTTTGAGAACCCCGAAATAGGGGTGGATCTGAAAAACAAATTTATTGAAATACATCACGCACTAAAACAGGAAGCAAATGAACGAGCTGCGGATGCAGTTATAGAGTTGTTGCAGCCCACCTGA
- the lpxA gene encoding acyl-ACP--UDP-N-acetylglucosamine O-acyltransferase yields the protein MIDSRAIIDPSAKIADGVTIEPFAVIGADVEIGAGSCVCSHAVVKGPTRIGKNNKIYSFAAVGEAPQDKKYAGEDTWLKIGDGNVIREFCTINRGTVQCGGITHIGNNNWIMAYVHIAHDCRVGNNTVLANNATLAGHVTIDDYVILGGATLIHQFCSVGAYAFTAMGSVVPKDIPPYLMVSGHMAKSHGLNTEGLKRNGFTPETIKLLRSAYKTLFRSGLTKKEALAQLEPEAEKNESLRVLVDFIKQAKRGVIR from the coding sequence TTGATTGATTCACGAGCAATTATTGACCCCTCTGCCAAAATAGCAGATGGAGTCACCATTGAACCTTTTGCTGTTATTGGTGCTGATGTTGAGATTGGCGCGGGAAGCTGTGTGTGTTCTCATGCTGTGGTTAAGGGACCCACTCGTATTGGAAAAAATAATAAAATATACTCTTTTGCGGCCGTTGGTGAAGCCCCTCAAGATAAAAAATATGCAGGTGAAGATACCTGGTTAAAAATTGGCGATGGCAATGTTATCCGTGAATTTTGCACCATTAATCGAGGAACAGTTCAGTGTGGTGGCATCACCCATATTGGCAATAACAACTGGATTATGGCTTACGTACATATTGCTCATGATTGCCGTGTGGGTAACAATACTGTTCTCGCTAATAATGCAACTTTGGCAGGGCATGTCACGATTGATGATTATGTGATCTTGGGGGGAGCAACCCTGATTCATCAATTTTGCTCCGTAGGTGCCTATGCCTTTACTGCGATGGGGAGTGTTGTTCCTAAAGATATTCCTCCATACCTAATGGTTTCAGGACACATGGCCAAATCACATGGGCTCAATACTGAAGGACTTAAGCGAAATGGATTTACGCCTGAAACAATCAAATTGCTGCGCTCAGCGTATAAAACGTTATTCAGGTCAGGCTTGACAAAAAAAGAGGCGCTTGCTCAGCTTGAGCCTGAAGCAGAGAAGAACGAATCATTGCGAGTACTAGTTGACTTCATTAAACAGGCGAAGCGCGGAGTGATTCGATAA
- the fabZ gene encoding 3-hydroxyacyl-ACP dehydratase FabZ, protein MVDKVLECEEGDYLTAIKNVSYNEPYFQGHFPHRPVMPGVLVLEALAQATGILAFRTTNSRPTEKSLYYFVGIDKARFKLPVKPGDQLHLEVKVLRTVKGVWKFSGEAHVDGKLVCCATLMCADREV, encoded by the coding sequence ATGGTTGATAAAGTGCTTGAGTGTGAAGAGGGCGACTATCTGACCGCAATTAAAAATGTTTCATATAATGAACCCTATTTTCAAGGTCATTTTCCGCACCGTCCTGTAATGCCAGGTGTACTCGTACTTGAAGCGCTCGCACAAGCAACCGGTATTCTTGCATTTCGTACAACAAATTCACGCCCTACGGAAAAATCTCTCTATTATTTTGTTGGCATTGATAAAGCACGTTTTAAACTGCCAGTTAAACCTGGAGATCAATTACATCTTGAGGTTAAAGTCTTGCGGACTGTAAAAGGGGTCTGGAAATTTAGTGGCGAAGCTCATGTTGATGGCAAACTGGTCTGCTGTGCAACATTAATGTGCGCAGATAGAGAAGTCTGA